From the genome of Nakamurella flavida, one region includes:
- the eat gene encoding ethanolamine permease, with protein MSVTEPSTSPSDGAHSGDPDGDPRTGSQEYLAKRTLRTGTAGWVLLAGLGVSYVISGDYSGWNFGLAEGGFGGLLIAFVIIAAMYLAMVLGMAEMSSALPAAGGGYTFARRALGPWGGYLTGTAILLEYAIAPAAIATFIGAYVESLGLFGITDGWWVYLVVYAIFIGLHLSGVGEALKVMFVITGIALVGLVIFAVSALGLFDSANLTDITPTDAAGASSFLPFGYLGIWSAIPFAIWFFLAVEGVPLAAEEAKDPARNVPRGIIAAMGILLVSGAVVLVLTTGAGGASAMQESGNPLVEALGTGTAATVVNYIGLAGLIASFFSIIYAYSRQLFALSRAGYLPTGLSVTNKRKAPVLALIVPGVIGFALSLTGEGAMLLNMAVFGAALSYVLMMVSHIVLRRREPEMERPYRTPGGTVTTGFALVVAVFAVIATFLVDSTAALACLGVVALFLLYFGLYSRHHLVASSPDEEFAVLAKAQDDLG; from the coding sequence GTGTCGGTCACCGAGCCCAGCACGTCCCCGTCCGACGGAGCTCACAGCGGTGACCCGGACGGTGACCCGCGAACCGGGAGTCAGGAGTACCTGGCCAAGCGGACCCTGCGCACCGGGACGGCGGGCTGGGTCCTGCTCGCCGGCCTCGGGGTCAGCTACGTCATCTCCGGCGACTACTCCGGCTGGAACTTCGGGCTGGCCGAGGGTGGCTTCGGTGGGCTGCTGATCGCGTTCGTGATCATCGCCGCGATGTACCTGGCCATGGTGCTGGGCATGGCCGAGATGTCCTCCGCGTTGCCGGCCGCCGGCGGCGGCTACACCTTCGCCCGGCGTGCCCTCGGACCGTGGGGCGGCTACCTCACCGGGACGGCGATCCTGCTCGAGTACGCCATCGCCCCGGCCGCCATCGCCACCTTCATCGGCGCCTACGTCGAGTCCCTCGGCCTGTTCGGCATCACCGACGGCTGGTGGGTCTACCTGGTCGTCTACGCGATCTTCATCGGCCTGCACCTGTCCGGGGTGGGCGAGGCCCTGAAGGTCATGTTCGTGATCACGGGCATCGCCCTGGTCGGCCTGGTGATCTTCGCGGTCTCCGCGCTCGGCCTGTTCGACTCGGCCAACCTGACCGACATCACGCCCACCGATGCCGCGGGTGCCTCGTCCTTCCTGCCGTTCGGCTACCTGGGCATCTGGTCGGCCATCCCGTTCGCGATCTGGTTCTTCCTCGCGGTGGAGGGCGTCCCGCTCGCCGCCGAGGAGGCCAAGGACCCGGCCCGCAACGTGCCGCGCGGCATCATCGCCGCGATGGGCATCCTGCTCGTGTCCGGCGCCGTGGTGCTGGTGCTGACCACCGGCGCGGGTGGCGCGAGCGCGATGCAGGAGTCGGGCAACCCGCTGGTCGAGGCGCTGGGCACCGGGACCGCGGCCACCGTCGTCAACTACATCGGTCTGGCCGGGCTGATCGCGAGCTTCTTCTCGATCATCTACGCCTACTCCCGGCAGTTGTTCGCGCTCTCCCGCGCCGGGTACCTGCCCACCGGCCTGTCGGTGACCAACAAGCGCAAGGCGCCGGTGCTGGCCCTGATCGTGCCGGGCGTCATCGGGTTCGCGTTGTCGCTGACCGGTGAGGGGGCCATGCTGCTGAACATGGCGGTGTTCGGCGCGGCCCTGAGCTACGTGCTCATGATGGTCAGCCACATCGTGCTGCGCCGCCGCGAGCCGGAGATGGAGCGGCCCTACCGCACCCCCGGCGGCACCGTCACCACCGGCTTCGCCCTGGTCGTCGCCGTGTTCGCGGTCATCGCGACGTTCCTGGTGGACAGCACCGCGGCGCTGGCCTGCCTCGGTGTGGTCGCGCTGTTCCTGCTGTACTTCGGCCTGTACAGCCGGCACCACCTGGTCGCCAGTTCGCCGGACGAGGAGTTCGCGGTGCTGGCGAAGGCCCAGGACGACCTCGGGTGA
- a CDS encoding CocE/NonD family hydrolase, whose amino-acid sequence MVMNRERRRNGHRGPAVPAAGDGSGQRRLNGIQRSGREYRALSEPEYRIHRTNSILVPVRDGTLLRADVFLPTTGDHRVELSADGAVGIDAGVVRGPALLSFSCYPRQVQDLGAPLGFAESGTSDFFVPRGYAHLVVNARGTSGSGGTFELYDGQEWQDVHDVIEWIAAQPWCDGNVGGMGISYFALAQLAAATLRPPHLKAIFPFATMDDLYDAVWQRGVLSSGFFARWMSAVGVMSGVSDHFWRSRGIDFARRVLTTSVVHRQMEHVTGDTAAKVLGLMDHAHYEEEPFGRLWQQGAVEHPTHDAWWDARDVRPMLGRIDIPVYLGCQWDNVPMHLPSTFPVWRGLTHNPHVRMTLVDKDALAWPWESMHEEALAWNDQWLKGRDTGITDGPPIRYVIPGTDRWRTAESWPPPESTLVPYALCADGTLAPEEGESGTRSFLYVTNETGRPRNANPPSLPDRLTWQTEPVPRAMDIVGDIELDLDARITATDTAWIVVLYDLAEDATAVPISAGWLRATLRTVDEGASRPGVPVLPCTEPVAVPVGQTVHYRIPIVPNARRLPVGHRLQLVLASADTGENGPTVLGFTHTAIGDSSLNTVHSSSRLLLPVLHAEESEDPA is encoded by the coding sequence GAGGCGCAATGGTCACCGCGGTCCGGCGGTGCCGGCGGCCGGGGACGGATCGGGGCAACGGCGGCTGAACGGGATCCAACGGTCCGGGCGGGAGTACCGGGCACTGAGCGAACCGGAGTACCGCATCCACCGGACCAACTCGATCCTGGTGCCGGTGCGGGACGGCACCCTCCTCCGCGCCGATGTCTTCCTGCCCACCACCGGGGACCACCGGGTCGAGCTCAGCGCCGACGGTGCGGTGGGGATCGATGCGGGGGTGGTGCGCGGCCCGGCGCTGTTGTCGTTCAGCTGCTACCCGCGGCAGGTGCAGGACCTGGGCGCCCCGTTGGGCTTCGCGGAGTCAGGGACCAGCGACTTCTTCGTCCCGCGCGGCTACGCCCACCTCGTGGTCAACGCGCGCGGCACATCGGGGTCCGGGGGGACGTTCGAGCTGTACGACGGGCAGGAGTGGCAGGACGTCCACGACGTCATCGAGTGGATCGCCGCCCAGCCGTGGTGCGACGGCAACGTCGGCGGTATGGGGATCAGCTACTTCGCCCTGGCCCAGCTGGCGGCAGCCACCCTGCGGCCGCCGCACCTGAAGGCCATCTTCCCGTTCGCCACCATGGACGACCTGTACGACGCGGTCTGGCAGCGCGGGGTGCTCAGCTCGGGGTTCTTCGCCCGGTGGATGTCCGCCGTCGGAGTCATGTCCGGTGTGTCGGACCATTTCTGGCGCTCCCGAGGCATCGACTTCGCCCGTCGCGTGCTGACCACCTCGGTGGTCCATCGCCAGATGGAACACGTGACCGGCGATACCGCTGCCAAGGTCCTCGGGCTGATGGACCACGCCCACTACGAGGAGGAGCCCTTCGGCCGACTGTGGCAGCAGGGCGCGGTGGAACACCCCACCCACGACGCGTGGTGGGACGCCCGTGACGTCCGCCCGATGCTGGGGCGGATCGACATCCCGGTGTACCTGGGCTGCCAGTGGGACAACGTGCCCATGCACCTGCCCAGTACCTTCCCGGTCTGGCGCGGGCTGACCCACAACCCCCACGTGCGGATGACCCTGGTCGACAAGGATGCCCTGGCCTGGCCGTGGGAGAGCATGCACGAGGAGGCCCTGGCCTGGAACGACCAGTGGCTCAAGGGCCGGGATACCGGCATCACCGACGGCCCGCCCATCCGCTACGTCATCCCCGGCACCGATCGGTGGCGCACCGCCGAGTCCTGGCCGCCTCCCGAGAGCACACTCGTGCCCTATGCGCTGTGCGCCGACGGGACCCTGGCCCCCGAGGAGGGCGAATCCGGCACCCGCTCCTTCCTGTACGTGACGAACGAGACCGGCCGCCCCCGCAACGCCAACCCGCCGTCCCTGCCCGACCGGTTGACCTGGCAGACCGAACCCGTCCCGCGGGCCATGGACATCGTGGGTGACATCGAACTGGACCTCGACGCACGGATCACCGCCACCGACACCGCGTGGATCGTGGTGCTGTACGACCTGGCCGAGGACGCCACCGCCGTGCCCATCAGTGCCGGTTGGCTCCGGGCGACCCTGCGCACGGTGGACGAGGGAGCCAGTCGGCCCGGCGTACCCGTGCTGCCGTGCACCGAACCGGTGGCCGTCCCGGTCGGGCAGACCGTGCACTACCGCATCCCCATCGTCCCCAACGCCCGCCGCCTCCCCGTCGGTCACCGCCTCCAGCTGGTACTGGCCAGTGCGGACACCGGCGAGAACGGCCCCACCGTCCTGGGTTTCACCCACACCGCCATCGGCGACTCCAGCCTGAACACCGTTCACTCCTCCTCCCGGCTGCTGCTCCCCGTGCTCCACGCCGAGGAGTCCGAGGACCCCGCATGA
- a CDS encoding PTS sugar transporter subunit IIA: MATGMTGGIGLPHARSGHVTTLSLAVGLVPDGVDFGAPDGPATLVFLIAAPDKGAADHLTILAALARRLVNPAFRETILAAPDAAAVADFVRSELGH; the protein is encoded by the coding sequence ATGGCCACCGGGATGACCGGCGGCATCGGCCTGCCCCACGCCCGTTCCGGTCACGTGACCACGCTGTCGCTGGCCGTGGGCCTGGTCCCGGACGGCGTCGACTTCGGGGCCCCCGACGGGCCCGCGACGCTGGTCTTCCTCATCGCCGCCCCCGACAAGGGCGCCGCCGACCACCTGACGATCCTGGCCGCACTGGCCCGCCGACTGGTCAACCCGGCGTTCCGCGAGACCATCCTCGCCGCCCCCGACGCCGCTGCGGTGGCCGACTTCGTCCGGTCCGAACTCGGACACTGA
- the rlmN gene encoding 23S rRNA (adenine(2503)-C(2))-methyltransferase RlmN produces the protein MKTPLPLVFTAPRRGQPPRHLADLDATGRADVVKAAGHPKFRVDQLARHYFGGLTRDAAEMTDLPAAGRQELVDTLLPELLTEVRSLACDEGDTRKTLWRAHDGTLIESVLMAYPDRITVCVSSQAGCGMACPFCATGQGGLQRNLSTGEIVEQVRLAAKAARDGALGHPGRLSNIVFMGMGEPMANYNRVLAAVKMITAPAPQGLGISARSVTVSTVGLVPAIEKLTAEKMQVRLAVSLHAADDELRDTLVPVNQRWKVAEVLQAARAYADTTGRRVSIEYALIRDVNDQPWRADLLAEVLRRELGHLVHVNLIPLNPTPGSEWDASPKPVEEEFVRRVKAAGISCTVRDTRGQEIAAACGQLAAESR, from the coding sequence ATGAAGACTCCTCTGCCGCTCGTGTTCACCGCCCCCCGTCGCGGCCAGCCGCCCCGTCACCTCGCCGACCTCGACGCCACCGGCCGCGCCGACGTGGTGAAGGCCGCCGGGCACCCGAAGTTCCGGGTCGACCAGCTGGCCCGGCACTACTTCGGCGGGCTGACCCGTGATGCGGCCGAGATGACCGATCTCCCCGCCGCCGGGCGGCAGGAACTCGTCGACACGCTGCTGCCCGAGCTGCTCACCGAGGTCCGCTCGCTGGCGTGCGACGAGGGCGACACCCGCAAGACGTTGTGGCGCGCCCACGACGGCACCCTCATCGAGTCGGTGCTGATGGCCTACCCGGACCGGATCACCGTCTGCGTCTCGTCGCAGGCCGGCTGCGGCATGGCCTGTCCGTTCTGCGCCACCGGCCAGGGCGGTCTGCAGCGCAACCTGTCCACCGGGGAGATCGTCGAGCAGGTCCGGTTGGCCGCGAAGGCGGCCCGCGACGGTGCCCTCGGCCACCCCGGGCGGCTGTCCAACATCGTGTTCATGGGCATGGGCGAGCCCATGGCCAACTACAACCGGGTGCTGGCCGCGGTGAAGATGATCACCGCGCCGGCGCCGCAGGGCCTGGGCATCTCGGCCCGATCGGTGACCGTGTCGACGGTCGGACTCGTGCCCGCCATCGAGAAGCTGACCGCAGAGAAGATGCAGGTGCGCCTGGCGGTGTCCCTGCACGCCGCGGACGACGAGCTGCGCGACACCCTGGTCCCGGTGAACCAGCGCTGGAAGGTGGCCGAGGTCCTGCAGGCCGCCCGCGCCTACGCCGACACCACCGGCCGCCGCGTCTCCATCGAGTACGCCCTCATCCGCGACGTCAACGACCAGCCCTGGCGGGCCGATCTGCTCGCCGAGGTGCTCCGGCGCGAGCTCGGCCACCTGGTGCACGTCAACCTCATCCCGCTGAACCCCACTCCGGGGTCGGAGTGGGACGCCTCGCCCAAGCCGGTCGAGGAGGAGTTCGTCCGCCGCGTCAAGGCCGCCGGCATCTCCTGCACCGTCCGGGACACCCGCGGCCAGGAGATCGCCGCCGCCTGCGGGCAGCTGGCCGCCGAGAGCCGCTGA
- a CDS encoding HPr family phosphocarrier protein produces MTGRQALIGSRLGLHLQPAALFARTAASTGLPVTLALPGRPPVDGRNVLLVVGLGARCGQAVEIEVVGTGPEADAALRALVDLLETDHDA; encoded by the coding sequence GTGACCGGTCGGCAGGCGCTCATCGGGTCACGCCTGGGTCTGCACCTGCAGCCCGCCGCCCTGTTCGCCCGGACAGCCGCGTCCACCGGCCTCCCGGTCACCCTGGCCCTGCCGGGTCGACCCCCGGTCGACGGGCGGAACGTCCTCCTGGTGGTGGGGCTGGGCGCCCGGTGCGGCCAGGCGGTCGAGATCGAGGTGGTCGGAACGGGTCCGGAGGCGGATGCGGCGCTCCGGGCGTTGGTCGACCTGCTGGAGACCGACCACGACGCCTGA
- a CDS encoding fructosamine kinase family protein: protein MSDHPSAAPEFVKTRSDAPPRFFAAEAAGLAWLAQAEGEGGAAVVGVRAVGDTSITLDRLTEATPTRAAAEDFGRALAATHAAGARAFGAAPDGWSGDAWIGRQVAPMAEHATWGTSFADLRLLPYARRAVQVGHLGAAGMAAVERVCQRLRDGEFDDDRPPARIHGDLWGGNVLFTPGGVVVIDPAAHGGHGQTDLAMLELFGCPYLDRVQAAYAEAAHLPADWPQRTGLHQLHPLLVHAASHGPSYGREVERVAVRYA from the coding sequence ATGAGCGATCACCCCTCGGCCGCCCCGGAGTTCGTCAAGACCCGGAGCGATGCGCCACCGCGATTCTTCGCCGCCGAGGCCGCCGGCTTGGCCTGGCTGGCCCAGGCCGAGGGCGAGGGTGGGGCCGCGGTGGTGGGGGTCCGTGCGGTCGGCGACACGTCGATCACCCTGGACCGGCTGACGGAGGCCACCCCGACCCGGGCGGCGGCCGAGGACTTCGGGCGGGCCCTCGCGGCGACGCACGCCGCCGGCGCGCGGGCCTTCGGGGCCGCGCCCGACGGCTGGAGCGGGGACGCCTGGATCGGTCGGCAGGTCGCGCCGATGGCCGAGCACGCGACCTGGGGGACGTCGTTCGCCGACCTGAGGCTGCTGCCCTACGCCCGTCGGGCCGTACAGGTCGGTCATCTGGGTGCTGCGGGAATGGCTGCGGTGGAACGGGTCTGCCAGCGCCTGCGGGACGGGGAGTTCGACGACGACCGGCCGCCGGCCCGCATCCACGGCGATCTGTGGGGCGGGAACGTGCTCTTCACCCCGGGCGGTGTGGTCGTCATCGACCCGGCCGCCCACGGTGGGCACGGGCAGACGGATCTGGCCATGCTCGAGCTGTTCGGCTGCCCGTACCTGGACCGCGTCCAGGCCGCCTACGCCGAGGCGGCACACCTGCCCGCGGACTGGCCGCAGCGCACGGGGCTGCACCAGCTGCACCCGCTGCTCGTCCATGCCGCCTCGCACGGACCGTCCTACGGGCGCGAGGTGGAGCGGGTGGCTGTCCGGTACGCGTGA
- a CDS encoding HdeD family acid-resistance protein, producing MSTDLPGRARTRPAHGNPGPGGTVDPPAAQSPRALAAQAVLGVAVGIVAILWPGITLGAVVLVFAVFAFGASALALASLITPAGRRSWVSRLVLALLHLISGVVVLAWPGLTVTVLVVLIASWALISGVLEIVVGLSGGGWAPGHSAGNAVSGVLSLALGIVLLLAPGTGAIGLVQVFGFFAMVSGLAALVTLPQALPGR from the coding sequence ATGAGCACCGACCTCCCAGGGCGGGCCCGCACCCGGCCGGCCCACGGCAACCCCGGGCCCGGCGGCACGGTCGACCCGCCGGCTGCGCAGTCACCGCGCGCCCTCGCCGCTCAGGCCGTCCTCGGGGTGGCCGTGGGTATCGTGGCGATCCTCTGGCCCGGGATCACGCTGGGGGCCGTGGTCCTGGTGTTCGCCGTCTTCGCCTTCGGTGCCTCGGCCCTCGCCCTCGCGTCGTTGATCACGCCCGCCGGGCGGCGGTCCTGGGTCTCCCGGTTGGTTCTCGCCCTGCTCCACCTGATCTCCGGCGTCGTCGTCCTGGCCTGGCCCGGCCTCACCGTCACCGTCCTGGTGGTTCTCATCGCCTCGTGGGCGCTGATCTCCGGGGTGCTGGAGATCGTCGTGGGCCTGTCCGGGGGCGGATGGGCGCCCGGGCACTCGGCAGGCAACGCCGTGAGCGGTGTGCTGTCCCTTGCTCTGGGCATCGTGCTGCTCCTGGCTCCGGGAACCGGCGCGATCGGACTGGTGCAGGTGTTCGGGTTCTTCGCCATGGTCTCCGGGTTGGCCGCACTGGTCACCCTCCCGCAGGCCCTCCCGGGTCGGTAA